The following is a genomic window from Aphis gossypii isolate Hap1 chromosome X, ASM2018417v2, whole genome shotgun sequence.
tatttataatgaattttttcttCATGTGACAAGCCTgaaattttcatgttttattcACAAATATGAAATGATTACAGATATCTTCaccatatatataacaatgcgCATGAGACAATTTACAtacattgaaaatcaaaaatcaaataaaattaatagagcCAAAAAGAAACTTTCTAAACTTGTATCtaattagattaataaatgttttatattatccgtgttatatttatgtattataattgtttatttatgtaaaaaatcaaaacaaatctcataaaaatcttaaaatattgtgttcttTACCGGGcaagttaaaactaaaatacatatCAGAATTCAGAAATTGCcgcaaaattcaaaaagtatcgTGGTCcgtggaaaaatataaataaagctaAATATTACCGCATGGAGCGCTAGGTATCATTCTCGCTGGTATCCGATAATTGTCAGACTAGAGCCTCAATAATCACAGCTGTGTTTCGTAATCTGTTTATCTTAAGCCATGATAAGAACATTTATGTTCAGTATCTTTGGCTGATTACTATAGGCCGTTGCGTAGCCATTCTATCTACAACCGTGGTCGCGGCTAAAAAACGCGGCGATTTAAAACCGCTTTGGTGTATGTCACAGAGTAATAAGAATATAGAGATGGCAATTGTACATTAGCACATGTGTACAATATACTGCCATGTGTGTCTATTACCAAATACATATAAAGCTAGATAGCGCTGCGttctacctatttattattttagacaaaaatAGCCCAAGTGatagcaaataaaataagtaaatattcaataatatttattatattataatactattacctattataaattataatatattacccgTGTCCCATAAGGCgtacagtaaataattataagtaggtacttattatactatattatttaagcatatactatagactataatagtacattattactattaaaatgccGAGCTGCGCTATTTGTGGTAGAaccagaaataaaaaaactaaagagGAGCACATTACATTTCATaggtaaatactatataaatttataatagtacataagATATTAAGATAACTACTAGTAGTAACGTTGTaagatattaatgatatattataatattatatgtacaacacaatacaatataccttTCATTTAGCTAAATTggatttatacttattaaataagaatCTTGTTTGTATATAgagttataagaatattaaaataagtaggttatttttattattattacctaatggTTAATACTGAAATTGTTGTCTATAATTCGAAGGCTTCCTCAATCTACTATGGTTCAAGCACAATGGTTAATATTTGCCAGGGAATATGGAATTCATGAGAGCTTATTGAAGCCTTCtgttagtttattttgttcagCCCACTTCACTGCTTCTTGTTTCGAGAGATATACTTATAccacacatttaaaattgaatgctGTTCCAACAATTATGATCAAAAGAGTAAAATGTGTAagctacattattatacaatatttatttatcatctaTATGTCGTGTTAttcacttatataaatatgtaatgcaACCTAGGAATATTAAAGCATTATAGAATCAGCtagctttaaataataatcataataattttaggcaAAAATTCTCTACCCAGAAATTAAGATACCTATTTGCATCAACGAACCTCTATGTATCCAAAGTAGTAGCTCAACACTAACTTGCAGCGATTTGACAGATCATCCTATTTCTGAAGAAACTACAGGATCTAGTGAATGTAGTTCTCCAACAGTTGTTCAAGTATTGTTTCATagtagattctgaacgaagtgatgaatgtattgattttacaatggtgtgtgtttttttttttttttttttttgtgtctgtgtacagcataactagtcgaaataatgctccaatttcaaactatgggggtggtttccgatgtaaaagtgaatatccttggtgcattatacaggtaaaaagttaacattttccaacagttttcaaaaaaatcgagaaaaacaaaaaaaaaatgacggaaaaacggcaatttttacgcaaaaccagttttcgaccaaatcgattttttttatggttgtaattcaaaaactaatcactgaaaatacttgaaattttcaccaaatgttaatgtcagtggtatccgtatatagttaaattttcaaaaaattttgactttttttgagttatttatagaccactgaaatttccgatttttttgagaaattttttttaaagtgtcgataaaaaatttttggatgaccaaaaagttttgaaaatttaatacaaggttccttatgagttgtttttaatgtagctaaaaaaaattaaaaatcgttagtcacaatttttttttataagagtttatagttcaaatttttacgaaatctgtcgaaaacgcgaaaatttgtaagtaattttgaagttgaaaaatcataaaatttttttcttttataactaaggtttgaaaatttggtacaaggttctccatacatttttcttcaaatatctgtaaaaaaaactctaccggattcagacaaaaaatttttatgagtgtttgaaatttaaatttttacaaaaccgcgctaaataacgatttatcctcaaacgattttaaatatttgttattattcaaaaagtataagtcgtagatacttgaaaattttaccagttatttagattagcgttttctttacgtgatttaattttcaaaatattttgactttttttgagctatttatagataactgaaattttcaatttttctgaaaattgtttttttatgtgtcgataaaatctttttggcagtatcaaaatacttgaaaatttaatgcaaagtttctcataagttattattatagtgattaaaaaattataagaatacataggcacaatttttttttattagcatttgaagttcaaatattgacaaaaattcgtcaaaaccatgaatatttgcaaattattttgtaggtatatttcataaaaatttttgtataagtagctaagagttgaaaatttaatacaaggtttttcataagtttaacttacaattattataaaagaacttaaattttgttgtattcaggccattaaaacataaaccaccttcttcaccaaccactagaaattatatcctaggctgacaaatcatcttcgttcagaatcgtttttcgtatacaatgataactatcattggattcaaatttaacactcctataatatataataatgatccatacggcacctaatgtacagcagagcggtactcacttgcccgcttttttttttttttattttacatgtgttcaatacaataaattttttttatacaaaactgCATATTCAAAATTACAGTCAATAATCTTAGATCGCTTTTTACTACATGTATTAAACCAAATAAAGTATTGAGTAATCAAGTAATAATTACTACGAATAAGTAACTCAAatcacatattaattaattacaataacatttaatttaattaccataaaattatttaaaaagtaatttcgtTATAGTACCTAACTTGTAACTTGAGTTAAGTTACTCCCCAACACCGCagttaattatagtattttaagtatatttctttaataaaatatacgattctaggtaaattgataattatgttgaatatttaatatttatttttgaatttataatgttttatcataaagtcttaacatttaataatttgttatcacAACAATACTGCGGAAATGGACACTTAAATagcttataaattgtttaaattaagaacAAAATATCACTGaacttatttcaattatataaccaATTATATTAAGTCCACTGTttcatagttaataattatgcttaaataatattgagtgattattgttttaattaatacctactacAATGTGTGTCTATTCAAATATTTGGCTACTGGTTCTAACTTTTTGACTTTACACTTCGAATTTTTAATTGGAATATCTACAATATCAAATATCTTACGCCAAACTtgtgatataatatggaaAGTATTACAACCAATTGAAATGGCACAACCAACTATTGACGATTTATTAGACATTGCAGCCGGATATTTCGAGAAAGCTCAGTTTCCAAATTGCGTCGGCGCCGTAGATGGCAAACATATACGTTTGGAATGTCCCAAAAACAGTCggacattgtattataattacaaacattatttttcacttatcATGATGGCAATTTTTGATTCTACttactgttttaaaatcatagatGTGGGTTCCTACGGCAGGCAAAGTGACTGTAATGTCTTCAAACGATCAgtgtttagtaaaaaaattatacggaaataatttaaatttgccaCCCAAAATTTGTTTATCTGGTGATGATAATGGTGTTCCTCAGCCTTATGTAATGTTCTCTGATGAAGCATTTGCGttacatacaaatttattgcGACCTTTTCCCGAAAGATCATTAAATGACGACAgaagaatattttcaattacacGTTATCAAGGGCTCGACAACATATAAAATgttcttttgaaatattgtcaaaaaagTGGAGAGTTTTTCAAACAAGTTTACTAGTTGAACATGATGTTGCTGTCGCTGTGACAAAAGCATGTTGTTTGCTACACAATTTCGTTCGGCATAAAGATGGCATCAACAATGATGATATCCTTAGTTGTACAATGGACGATTTAACAAGCCGTAGAGGAACGGGAAATCCACAAACAAACGCCCAAGAAGTTCGAGAATACTTTGTTAAGCATTTCAACACTCCACAACATGCATCTAATATTGTCACTTAGacgtaatacaaaataataactaataaaccttattttttattcaaaaacactttatatttaaataatataatatctttttataaaattcttacaaaaaaataaataataataataatagtagttgtAACGTCACAGAATTTTAggccttattattataacaaaccaCTGGgtatacctagtacctataatacaatatcagtACACCTGTCGGTCCGTGACCATCCCAGTAATTATAGCGCGCCCGCGATTACCACTATGTTATGTAATAAACGATCCCCAACCTCCCCGCCTGCAACAGTGTTCACCGTCGTCACCACAGCATGCCGCCATCGGCTGCCGTCAGCGCCTCTGTCGCGTCCGTCGGTGCGCTCCAAGTGGTGGCTATTAGTATTTGCAAGTGAAGCAATGAAATGGGGGATCTTCATAGtgaccaaataataaaaacaaattgtcagtagcattattatgtttgtaccactgtataaattatgaagaGAAAAAATCGCGGGATATTCaaacgttatattatgttataatataacataatattataatatattataatattattattatggatattttttgtaaggacatcttttttttagattctgaacgaagtgatgaatgtattgattttacaatgatgtgttttttttttttttgtgtctgtgtacagcataactagtcgaaataatgctccaatttcaaactatgggggtggtttccgatgtaaaagtgaatatccttggtgcattatagaggtaaaaagttaacattttccaacagtattcaaaaaaatcgagaaaaacaaaaaaaaatgacggaaaaacggcaatttttacgcaaaaccaattttcgaccaaatcgatttttttttatggttgtaattcaaaaactaatcactgaaaatacttgaaattttcaccagatgttaatgtcagtggtatctgtatatagttaaattttcaaaaaattttgactttttttgagttatttatagaccactgaaattttcgttttttttgagaaattttttttaaagtgtcaataaaaaattgttggatgaccaaaaagttttgaaaatttaatacaaggttccttatgagttgtttttattgtagttaaaaaaaattaaaaattgttagtcacaatttttttttataagagtttataattcaaatttttacgaaatctgtcgaaaacacaaaaatttgcaagtaattttgaagttgaaaaataataaaatttttttcttttataactaagttttgaaaatttggtacaaggttctccatacatttttcttcaaatatctgtaaaaaaaactactggattcagacaaaaaaattttatgaatgtttgaaatttaaatttttacaaaaccgcgttaaataacggtttagcctcaaacgatttttgatatttgttataattcaaaaagtataagtcgtagatacttgaaaattttaccagttatttagattggcattttatttacttgatttaattttcaaaatattttgagtttttttgagctatttatagacaactgaaattttcaatttttctgaaaatttttttcaattttttttgacgaaaattcgtcaaaattatgaatatttgcaaattattttgtataaaccacctttttcaccaacaactggaaattatatcctaggctgacaaatcatcttcgttcagaatcgtctttcgtatacaatgatacctatcattgcattcaaatttaacctaccctagtccgaggtcaaccccacccctaatgtacagcagcacggtacccacttgcccgcttttttgcGGTTGAACCGTCACAAAGGTGCCGAACTACGTTAGCATTACTTGGCCCCAATTGTTACTTAGCCCCTTTGTAAGGACATCTGGACATACCTATCTAGGGTCCCCGTCCTTGAGTATGAATACAAAACTGAAAAGACCCTGCAGGTGGTAGCCTTGCCTTGCCTACCTTAACAACCCCACCAACAttctttttgattattatactctACAAATGCATATTACTCTTTACAACATTGGTGCTGGACGGGCTAGTgtcattactattttattcgtCTTGTGGTTAACACGTGTCCTAGtgcatttaactataatatatcaaacattttttactgttaCCTATATCAAAATGCCAAGTTGTTTTGTGTGTGGTCGATCAAGTAATTCCAAAAACAAAGATCTTGGAATAAGTTTCCATCAGTAAGTATATGAATgattagttttaacttttattctattgaacattttcaacttttttacttatatatttttattatttaagaattccAAAGAATGAGAATCATCGGTCTCAATGGTtggattttattcaaaaatgtagtgttgaccatttaaaaattaagaccAAGAGCATTATTTGCTCTGAACATTTTACAAaggattgttttaaaaattataaacgcacaagattattaaatgaaaccgCTGTTCCATCCATTGCAGTTAATCGTTTAAAATCAGTAtgtttaaagaataatttaaattttattttatttcaatatcatcacatttttattctaacattatacaatttaaatttttaggcaaaaattgaaattcctGAGGTGAGTTATACACTTGGTGATAGTAACTCAAATCCTTGTTCCATTAAATCTCTAACTGTAAGTATAAcagtatatagtaaaaaaaattaagttatacaagaaaatattctaattcttaatatttgaaaGATTGACCATGATAGTATTCAAATGGAAGGTGTTCAACAACTTGATGAATTAAGTGTTCAGCAACCGTCATGCTCCTCAAATACCATTTCTACTGACTGTAACCAGTTCACATGTGAACCATCAacatcatttttaatgaagCCTCCTACTCagaaagtacatattataatcataattaaaaatataataattatatccatatattataataaaatttcttgTTGGTTTTAGGTAAATTCTAGgtctttgaattttgaatttgtgcAAGAAATCAACAATGATTCgccaagaaaaaaatatttaaaaagaacaaTATCTTCCCTAGTTCGTGAAAACTTCAatcagaagaaaaaaatcaaggtTCTAAATCAACAACTAAGACgtcaaaaaaaacaaatttcctCATTGAAAAGTATGTAGataatgttcaataaatatattgttgacaaaaaaaaataacttcaatttcactattataattaaattatattaatatagtaatcaATTCTAATTTACAATATGCATATTGTTTAAGGTGTTGTTCaagttttggaaaataaaaatttagtccATCAAGATCAAGCAGACATCATAGACAGCAATTTCAGTAAGCACAAAGATCTTATaactaatttcattaaaaaaaatgctggAAAAAACTGCCTTTAAAGTATAGTGCTGAATTAAGGAAATTTGCTATCACCCTGAATTTTTATTCTCCAAAAGCATACCGTTTTGTACGAGATGAATTTAATTCTGTGCTTCCTTGTCCGAGAACGCTTAGCAAGTGGTATTTGCATGTTGATGCTGAGCCTGGTTTCACTAAAGAAGCTATTAACACACTCTCTTTAGTTTGTAAAAATTCACCTACTCAACTTTATTGCTCATTACTTATGGATGAAATGGCAATAAGGAAGCATGTTGAATGGGACGGTACGACTTATCACGGCTACGTCAATTTTGGATCAGAAGTACAAAATGAAACAGTAGAAGAAGCAACTGAATGTTTTGTTTTGATGGTTGTGGGTATCAATGCTTCATGGAAAATTCCAGTTGGATATTTTCTATGTAACCATTTAAATAGTTCACAAAAAGTAAACTTAGTTAAACGTTGTATAGATGTAGTTTCTGAAActggtataaaaattattagcttGACATTTGATGGCTGCGCAGTGAATGTAAGCATGGCTAGAGCTCTTGGTTGTAATTTAGATACTAATCCTACTGATATTTTAACTAGTTTTAAGATCCGagatttagatattaatattatgtttgatgcTGCACATATGATCAAACTTGTGCGTAATACTTTTGgtgaaaagttaatattaattgatcatAATGGtggagttattaattttaactatattaaaaaattgttggtcTTACAGGAAACTGAAAAGTGTCATctaggtaataaattaaaaaaggaacatgttttttttttttaaaaaaaatgaaagttaaaTTAGCCAGTCAACTTCTATCAAATTCAGTAGCAGATGCTTTATTATTCtgtaaagataatttaaaacttaaggaTTTTGAAGGATGTGAAGccactataaattttattaggttatttaatgatgcatttgacattttaaactCAAGACATTTAATGTCATACGGTTTTAAAGGTGCAGTTTGTATACAAAactttgaaaacatttattcttttattaaactatttttttattatgttaataatttaagactaGAAACtggccaattattattaaaatctcaaAGGTGTACTGGTTTTTTAGGATTTTTGATAAGCTTTAATTCTTTAATAGATCTTAAATCCAAATATATTGACACTAATTCTTTGAAATTTATTCCTATGTATAAACTCAGTCAGGACCACTTAGAAATGTTCTTTGGTAGTGTAAGAACTCAAGGTGGCTATAACAACAATCCGACTTCCAGGCAATTTAAATctgcatacaaaaaaataatggttaatGCTCAAATTAAAGACACTGGGTTAGGAAATTGTATGGCACTAGAAGATATTCCggtattaaattgttcaagTGTTAATGATCCAATTACTGCTAttaacaattcaaaatgtattttaaatagcgATATTGATTTAGAACCTGagcaatacaattttgaaactgATGGGTTCCACTTGAATAATTTAAGCCAATTTTCTAAAGAAGTTTCTTTGTATATTGCTGGATTTGTATCCCATAAATTGTCAACAAAAATTAAGTGTGATATTTGTAATGGTGCATTGTTTGGTAAtaaggataattttttttattccatcaTAAATATGAAAGACAAAGGAGGTTTACATTATCCCAGTAATGatgtaatacaaatttgtgttgctacagaaaaatattttaaaacatattattatgataaaaaacaatttaataaaatgttaattattacaaatgtattgaaaagttttattaataatgattcaattttttattcaataaaacatcataatGATCAAAATGGACCCCTTGACAATCATGttgtactattaattaaagcgattatttctgtttattctgatattaaaattaattaccttaACCGTACTCAAAATGAAACATTGTCCTTAAGAACATGGTACAACAAGTTGACTCTTTTTAGAGGCCAGTAAATCTCtaggttatatatattgtattatatttatttttaattagtgtatttttcaatttttgcaTAGAGtaagaatattgtttttggatttatttgactttttgtttatagctaaatatttatgaatatgtgtacataattattatgtactttaagaacctattagttttaaataataataataataattatatttaccattGTTTTGATGTACCCACatacttgtttaaaataatgacttcTTGTAAAAAAaccatgataaattattgtattttaaattttagtaactGTTAATGAAAGATAACAATGTAACTAGTAAGTAGTAattgttagatattatatgtaaatatgcaattctttataatatattaatatctaacataaagtaagtaaattatagtaattaaactattatttgtatcgttaaataataatttgtaatatatttaatattgtattatcatcaataaattatattgacaatatagataagaaaataataccgtgtacaataattttatattaattaagtggTTACTCTGATGGTCTCCTTTTTCCTTACTTCAATCTATTCAATAGACTAATATACGAGATGGCCTCTCTATATATTCTTACTCTATGGTGCGCTCGC
Proteins encoded in this region:
- the LOC126552060 gene encoding THAP domain-containing protein 1-like isoform X1, with the translated sequence MHITLYNIGAGRASVITILFVLWLTRVLVHLTIIYQTFFTVTYIKMPSCFVCGRSSNSKNKDLGISFHQIPKNENHRSQWLDFIQKCSVDHLKIKTKSIICSEHFTKDCFKNYKRTRLLNETAVPSIAVNRLKSAKIEIPEVSYTLGDSNSNPCSIKSLTIDHDSIQMEGVQQLDELSVQQPSCSSNTISTDCNQFTCEPSTSFLMKPPTQKVNSRSLNFEFVQEINNDSPRKKYLKRTISSLVRENFNQKKKIKVLNQQLRRQKKQISSLKSVVQVLENKNLVHQDQADIIDSNFSKHKDLITNFIKKNAGKNCL
- the LOC126552060 gene encoding THAP domain-containing protein 1-like isoform X2 encodes the protein MHITLYNIGAGRASVITILFVLWLTRVLVHLTIIYQTFFTVTYIKMPSCFVCGRSSNSKNKDLGISFHQIPKNENHRSQWLDFIQKCSVDHLKIKTKSIICSEHFTKDCFKNYKRTRLLNETAVPSIAVNRLKSAKIEIPEVSYTLGDSNSNPCSIKSLTIDHDSIQMEGVQQLDELSVQQPSCSSNTISTDCNQFTCEPSTSFLMKPPTQKVNSRSLNFEFVQEINNDSPRKKYLKRTISSLVRENFNQKKKIKVLNQQLRRQKKQISSLKSVVQVLENKNLVHQDQADIIDSNFRN